A region of Streptomyces sp. NBC_01267 DNA encodes the following proteins:
- a CDS encoding LLM class flavin-dependent oxidoreductase, with translation MQFGIFTVGDVTTDPTTGKTPSEHERIKAMVAIALKAEEVGLDVFATGEHHNPPFVPSSPTTMLGHIAARTENIILSTSTTLITTNDPVKIAEDYAMLQHLADGRVDLMMGRGNTGPVYPWFGQDIRQGIPLAVENYALLHELWRKDVVNWEGKFRTPLQSFTATPRPLDGVPPFVWHGSIRSPEIAEQAAYYGDGFFANNIFWPKDHFKRLIKFYRERFAFYGHGTPQEATVGLGGQVFMRKNSQDAVREFRPYFDNAPVYGHGPSLEEFTEETPLTVGSPQEVIEKTLAFRDSFGDYQRQLFLMDHAGLPLKTVLEQLDILGEEVVPVLREEFAKGRPAEVPDGPTHAALVAARDASASESSRPGAGASGGKNTEVTA, from the coding sequence ATGCAGTTCGGGATCTTCACCGTCGGTGACGTCACGACCGACCCGACCACGGGGAAGACGCCGTCCGAGCACGAGCGGATCAAGGCGATGGTCGCCATCGCGCTCAAGGCGGAGGAGGTCGGGCTGGACGTCTTCGCGACCGGCGAGCACCACAACCCGCCGTTCGTCCCGTCGTCCCCCACGACCATGCTGGGCCACATCGCGGCCCGGACCGAGAACATCATCCTCTCCACCTCGACCACCCTCATCACGACGAACGACCCGGTGAAGATCGCCGAGGACTACGCGATGCTCCAGCACCTGGCCGACGGCCGCGTCGACCTGATGATGGGGCGCGGCAACACCGGACCGGTGTACCCGTGGTTCGGGCAGGACATCCGGCAGGGCATCCCGCTCGCCGTGGAGAACTACGCGCTGCTGCACGAGCTGTGGCGCAAGGACGTCGTGAACTGGGAGGGCAAGTTCCGTACGCCGCTCCAGAGTTTCACCGCCACACCCCGGCCGCTCGACGGTGTGCCGCCCTTCGTCTGGCACGGCTCGATCCGCAGCCCGGAGATCGCCGAGCAGGCCGCCTACTACGGAGACGGCTTCTTCGCGAACAACATCTTCTGGCCCAAGGACCACTTCAAGCGGCTGATCAAGTTCTACCGCGAGCGCTTCGCCTTCTACGGGCACGGGACGCCGCAGGAGGCGACCGTGGGGCTCGGCGGGCAGGTGTTCATGCGGAAGAACTCGCAGGACGCCGTACGTGAGTTCCGTCCGTACTTCGACAACGCGCCGGTGTACGGGCACGGCCCCTCGCTGGAGGAGTTCACCGAGGAGACGCCGCTGACCGTGGGCAGCCCGCAGGAGGTCATCGAGAAGACGCTGGCCTTCCGTGACTCCTTCGGCGACTACCAGCGTCAGCTGTTCCTGATGGACCACGCCGGCCTGCCGCTGAAGACCGTGCTCGAACAGCTCGACATCCTCGGCGAGGAGGTCGTCCCCGTCCTGCGCGAGGAATTCGCCAAGGGCCGCCCGGCCGAGGTGCCGGACGGTCCCACCCACGCGGCGCTCGTCGCCGCACGTGACGCGAGCGCGTCCGAATCGAGCAGGCCGGGCGCGGGAGCGTCCGGCGGGAAGAACACGGAGGTGACGGCATGA
- a CDS encoding phosphotransferase family protein, translating into MTGHRADALTRVVAALGAAGVAEDRTVRCEPLAGGTYNTVFRVTLVDSRDWVVKIPPAGSAGLSYERDLLKGEIAFYTAAAGLDPAVPEVVHSELDPEAAAGRHVIMTARPGAPWHECDAGMPDGERSRLRRRLGRLTGRLHTVTGPGYGYPAEPLGPLAATWREAFTSMTDALLADAERYGARLPRPVPEIRRVLAGASDVLDDVTRPALVHFDLWQGNLLLDGAAGERSLSGVIDGERMFWGDPVADFVSPALFGNIEDDKDFLAGYAESGGPVHFGVSVRTRLALYRCYLYLIMLVEVVPREAGPQEREWSRDHVGPQLVLALTELESASHRPV; encoded by the coding sequence TTGACCGGACACCGTGCGGATGCGCTCACGAGGGTCGTCGCCGCTCTCGGGGCGGCCGGGGTGGCGGAGGACCGGACGGTACGCTGCGAGCCGCTCGCCGGCGGCACGTACAACACCGTCTTCCGCGTCACGCTCGTCGACAGCCGTGACTGGGTGGTGAAGATACCGCCCGCCGGGTCGGCCGGGCTCAGCTACGAGCGGGATCTGCTGAAGGGTGAGATCGCCTTCTACACCGCGGCGGCCGGACTGGACCCGGCGGTCCCCGAGGTCGTGCACAGCGAACTCGATCCGGAGGCCGCCGCGGGGCGGCACGTGATCATGACCGCGCGCCCCGGCGCCCCCTGGCACGAGTGCGACGCCGGGATGCCGGACGGAGAACGCAGCCGCCTCCGGCGCCGGCTGGGACGGCTGACCGGGCGCCTCCACACGGTCACCGGGCCCGGTTACGGATATCCCGCCGAGCCCCTGGGTCCGTTGGCGGCCACCTGGCGCGAGGCCTTCACCTCGATGACGGACGCGCTGCTCGCCGACGCGGAGCGGTACGGGGCCCGGCTGCCGCGTCCGGTGCCGGAGATCCGCCGGGTCCTCGCGGGCGCGTCGGACGTACTCGACGACGTCACCCGGCCCGCCCTGGTCCATTTCGATCTCTGGCAGGGCAATCTGCTGCTCGACGGGGCGGCGGGGGAGCGGAGCCTCAGCGGTGTCATCGACGGCGAGCGGATGTTCTGGGGCGATCCGGTCGCCGATTTCGTCTCTCCGGCGCTCTTCGGGAACATCGAGGACGACAAGGACTTCCTGGCCGGGTACGCGGAGTCCGGCGGCCCCGTGCACTTCGGCGTCTCGGTACGTACCCGGCTGGCGCTCTACCGCTGCTACCTCTACCTGATCATGCTCGTGGAGGTGGTGCCGCGGGAGGCCGGGCCGCAGGAGCGGGAGTGGAGCCGGGATCACGTGGGACCACAGCTCGTTCTGGCACTGACGGAGCTGGAGTCCGCCTCGCACCGCCCGGTGTGA
- a CDS encoding FMN reductase, whose amino-acid sequence MTPLKLVAVSAGLSRPSSTRLLADRLAEATTAQLPDAEVEVRVVEVRDLATAIANHLVTGFPNPALRDAIDAVTEADGLIAVTPVFTASYSGLFKSFFDLIDNTALTGKPVLVAATGGTARHSLVLEHALRPLFSYLRAVVVPTAVYAASEDWGSDGDAQTEHLPGRIARAGRELAALMAGRAAVGGAEDAYESMLPFAQQLAGLRADRPASAGSGTVLGRPGDRQDVLE is encoded by the coding sequence ATGACGCCCCTGAAGCTCGTAGCCGTGTCCGCCGGCCTCAGCCGGCCGTCGTCGACCAGGCTGCTGGCCGACCGGCTGGCCGAGGCCACCACGGCGCAGCTCCCCGACGCGGAGGTCGAGGTGCGGGTCGTCGAGGTGCGCGATCTGGCGACCGCCATCGCCAACCATCTGGTGACCGGCTTCCCGAACCCGGCCCTGCGCGACGCCATCGACGCGGTGACGGAGGCCGACGGCCTGATCGCGGTGACGCCGGTCTTCACCGCCTCGTACAGCGGGCTGTTCAAGTCGTTCTTCGACCTGATCGACAACACCGCGCTCACCGGGAAGCCCGTCCTCGTGGCGGCGACCGGCGGTACCGCACGTCACTCGCTGGTACTGGAACACGCGCTGCGCCCGCTCTTCTCCTATCTGCGGGCGGTGGTCGTCCCCACGGCCGTCTACGCGGCTTCGGAGGACTGGGGCTCGGACGGTGACGCGCAGACCGAACACCTGCCGGGGCGCATCGCGCGGGCCGGGCGGGAACTGGCCGCCCTGATGGCGGGCCGGGCCGCGGTCGGCGGCGCCGAGGACGCGTACGAGAGCATGCTGCCGTTCGCGCAGCAGCTGGCAGGCCTGCGCGCCGACCGGCCCGCGAGCGCCGGATCCGGAACGGTCCTGGGCCGGCCGGGTGACAGGCAGGACGTACTGGAATAA
- a CDS encoding NAD(P)-dependent alcohol dehydrogenase gives MKAVQYRTVGAAPEVVTIPDPEPGPGQVLLKVTAAGVCHSDFAVMSRPADSLPYDLPLTLGHEGAGTVAALGAGVTGLTIGDPVAVYGPWGCGNCVKCAEGKENYCLRADELGIRPPGLGAPGAMAEYMIVDSARHLVPLGGLDPVKAVPLTDAGLTPYHAIKRSLPKLTPGTTAVVIGTGGLGHVAIQLLRAMTAARVIALDVTEDKLALAKTVGAHEAVLSDDKAAAAVRALTGGLGAQAVFDFVGVPPTVAMAGAMAGVEADVTLVGIGGGTLPVGFGALPFEVSVTAPYWGSRSELTEVLDLARAGAVDVHVETYSIDEAPLAYERLHAGKINGRAVILPQS, from the coding sequence ATGAAAGCAGTTCAGTACCGCACGGTCGGCGCCGCACCCGAGGTCGTCACCATCCCCGATCCGGAGCCGGGCCCTGGCCAGGTGCTGCTGAAGGTCACCGCCGCGGGCGTCTGTCACTCGGACTTCGCCGTGATGAGCCGGCCCGCGGACAGCTTGCCGTACGACCTTCCCCTCACCCTCGGGCACGAGGGCGCCGGCACGGTCGCCGCGCTCGGCGCCGGGGTCACCGGCCTCACCATCGGCGACCCGGTCGCCGTCTACGGTCCGTGGGGCTGCGGCAACTGCGTCAAGTGCGCCGAGGGCAAGGAGAATTACTGCCTGCGCGCCGATGAGCTGGGCATCCGTCCGCCCGGACTCGGCGCTCCCGGCGCGATGGCCGAGTACATGATCGTGGACAGTGCCCGCCATCTCGTACCGCTCGGTGGCCTCGACCCGGTCAAGGCCGTCCCGCTCACCGATGCCGGTCTGACGCCGTACCACGCGATCAAGCGCTCGCTGCCGAAGCTCACGCCCGGGACCACCGCGGTGGTCATCGGCACCGGCGGGCTCGGGCACGTGGCCATCCAGCTGCTGCGCGCGATGACCGCCGCGCGGGTCATCGCCCTGGACGTCACCGAGGACAAGCTCGCGCTCGCGAAGACGGTCGGCGCCCACGAAGCGGTGCTCTCGGACGACAAGGCCGCGGCGGCGGTCCGCGCGCTGACCGGCGGGCTCGGCGCCCAGGCGGTCTTCGACTTCGTCGGTGTCCCGCCCACCGTGGCGATGGCCGGCGCGATGGCCGGTGTGGAGGCCGATGTCACGCTGGTCGGGATCGGCGGCGGCACGCTGCCCGTCGGATTCGGGGCACTCCCCTTCGAGGTCTCGGTCACCGCGCCCTACTGGGGCTCGCGTTCAGAGCTCACGGAGGTGCTCGACCTCGCACGCGCCGGAGCGGTGGACGTCCACGTGGAGACGTACTCCATCGACGAGGCGCCGCTCGCCTACGAAAGGCTGCACGCCGGAAAGATCAATGGCCGGGCGGTCATCCTGCCGCAGAGCTGA
- a CDS encoding carbohydrate-binding protein: protein MKRIRALLCGVATAALAAAGLTALTTAQASGATTGTTALSNRWYAAAPYLMPTDNNPPDAGAIMDATGLKAFQLAFVLAPNGGGCSPTWGGTSPVSSDTAVGSVISAIRAKGGDVSVSIGGYGGTKLGQACPDAASTAAAYQQVITKYQLKAIDFDLEEPEYENTAAVAHEIGAAKILQQNNPGLYVSVTTAGTADGTGWFGKQMLNEAKAQGFTPNNFSIMPFDGGFSGAAAQTSALTNFNAILQSTFGWSADTAYAHEGFSGMNGRSDTGEYFRQADFQTVLDYATSHHMDRFTFWSLNRDRECSPPDNGTTSGTCSSVPQSAWEFAKYAVTFAGATPPTTPPTTPPVSTSPTPPGGSCSAAAWSGATAYTGGNLVSYNGHTWQAQWWTQNEEPGATGGSGVWRDQGAC from the coding sequence ATGAAACGCATCCGTGCCCTGCTCTGCGGAGTGGCGACCGCCGCACTGGCCGCCGCCGGCCTGACCGCGCTCACCACCGCCCAGGCTTCCGGCGCCACCACCGGGACCACCGCGCTCAGCAACCGGTGGTACGCCGCCGCGCCCTACCTCATGCCCACGGACAACAACCCGCCGGACGCAGGCGCGATCATGGACGCGACCGGCCTGAAGGCGTTCCAGCTCGCCTTCGTCCTGGCCCCCAACGGCGGCGGCTGCAGCCCCACTTGGGGCGGCACTTCGCCCGTCTCCTCGGACACGGCGGTGGGCTCCGTCATCAGCGCGATCCGGGCCAAGGGCGGTGACGTGTCCGTCTCCATCGGCGGCTACGGCGGCACCAAACTCGGCCAGGCCTGCCCCGACGCGGCCTCGACCGCCGCCGCCTACCAGCAGGTCATCACCAAGTACCAGCTGAAGGCCATCGACTTCGACCTGGAGGAGCCGGAGTACGAGAACACGGCCGCCGTCGCCCACGAGATCGGCGCGGCAAAGATCCTCCAGCAGAACAACCCGGGCCTCTACGTCTCGGTCACCACCGCGGGCACGGCCGACGGCACCGGCTGGTTCGGCAAGCAGATGCTGAACGAGGCCAAGGCGCAGGGGTTCACGCCCAACAACTTCTCGATCATGCCCTTCGACGGCGGCTTCAGCGGAGCCGCCGCCCAGACCAGCGCCCTGACCAACTTCAACGCCATCCTCCAGTCGACCTTCGGCTGGAGCGCCGATACCGCCTACGCCCACGAGGGCTTCTCCGGCATGAACGGCCGCAGCGACACCGGCGAGTACTTCCGGCAGGCGGACTTCCAGACCGTCCTGGACTACGCCACCAGCCACCACATGGACCGCTTCACCTTCTGGTCGCTCAACCGCGACCGGGAGTGCAGCCCGCCGGACAACGGCACCACGTCCGGCACCTGCAGCAGCGTGCCGCAGTCGGCGTGGGAGTTCGCCAAGTACGCGGTGACGTTCGCCGGGGCCACACCCCCCACCACACCGCCGACGACCCCACCGGTCTCGACCTCCCCCACCCCTCCGGGCGGCTCGTGCAGCGCCGCCGCCTGGAGTGGCGCCACCGCCTACACGGGCGGCAACCTGGTCTCGTACAACGGACATACCTGGCAGGCGCAGTGGTGGACCCAGAACGAGGAACCCGGCGCCACCGGCGGTTCGGGCGTCTGGCGGGACCAGGGAGCCTGCTGA
- a CDS encoding glutathione S-transferase family protein — MNHPTDSGEDGNSGYGKKPFKRSRSHFADRITADGRDGWPVEAGRYRLVVSLACPWASRALVSRRLLGLEDALSLGVTDPIQDDRSWRFTLDPDDRDPVLGIRFLSEAYDAREADYPGGVSVPAIVDVPSGKLVTNDFQQITLDLATEWTALHRPGAPDLYPERLRGEIDEVVEGIYRDVNNGVYRAGFAAGQSEYEDAYRAVFRRLDLTSERLADRRYLVGDTLTEADIRLFTTLVRFDAVYHGHFKCNRSKLTEDPVLWAYARDLYQTPGFGDTVDFDHIKRHYYEVHKGINPTGIVPVGPDLSGWLTPHHREQLGGRPFGDGTPPGPVPPGEEIGVAGRPPRR; from the coding sequence ATGAACCACCCCACCGACAGCGGCGAGGACGGTAACAGCGGATACGGGAAGAAGCCGTTCAAGCGGTCCAGGAGCCACTTCGCGGACCGCATCACGGCGGACGGACGGGACGGCTGGCCGGTCGAGGCGGGCCGCTACCGGCTGGTCGTCAGCCTGGCCTGCCCGTGGGCGAGCCGTGCTCTCGTCTCACGGCGGCTGCTCGGTCTGGAGGACGCGCTCTCCCTCGGCGTCACCGACCCGATCCAGGACGACCGGAGCTGGCGCTTCACCCTGGACCCGGACGACCGGGACCCCGTGCTCGGCATCCGCTTCCTCAGCGAGGCCTACGACGCGCGGGAGGCGGACTACCCGGGCGGGGTGAGTGTGCCCGCGATCGTGGACGTACCCAGCGGGAAGCTGGTCACCAACGACTTCCAGCAGATCACGCTGGACCTCGCCACCGAGTGGACGGCGCTGCACCGGCCCGGCGCGCCCGACCTCTACCCGGAGCGGCTGCGCGGTGAGATCGACGAGGTCGTCGAGGGCATCTACCGCGATGTCAACAACGGGGTGTACCGAGCGGGTTTCGCGGCCGGGCAGAGCGAGTACGAGGACGCCTACCGTGCCGTGTTCCGGCGGCTGGACCTGACCTCCGAGAGGCTGGCCGACCGTCGCTACCTGGTGGGTGACACGCTCACCGAGGCGGACATCCGGCTGTTCACCACGCTGGTGCGGTTCGACGCGGTGTACCACGGCCACTTCAAGTGCAACCGGTCGAAACTGACCGAGGACCCGGTCCTCTGGGCGTATGCGAGGGATCTCTACCAGACGCCCGGCTTCGGCGACACCGTCGACTTCGACCACATCAAGCGGCACTACTACGAGGTGCACAAGGGCATCAACCCGACCGGCATCGTGCCGGTCGGCCCGGACCTGTCGGGCTGGCTGACCCCGCACCACCGGGAGCAGCTGGGTGGCCGCCCGTTCGGGGACGGCACCCCGCCGGGGCCGGTGCCACCGGGCGAGGAGATCGGCGTGGCCGGGCGTCCCCCGCGGCGCTGA
- a CDS encoding SDR family NAD(P)-dependent oxidoreductase → MSNTTPTAEFTGRTALVTGAASGIGLAVARRLADGGAAVVVADYNEEGAREAAAELEKSGARATAVAVDVTDPASVERAVQHAVDTFGALHLAVNNAGIGGPSVPTGAYEVADWQRVIDTNLNGVFYSLKYELPAILAAGGGAIVNMASILGTNGFAGSPAYVAAKHGVVGLTKTAALEYAAQNIRVNAVGPGFIDTPLLRHTDNPMREQLISLHPAGRLGTAEEVAELTVFLLSDRASFIHGSYHLVDGGYAAR, encoded by the coding sequence ATGAGCAACACCACCCCCACAGCTGAGTTCACCGGCCGGACCGCACTGGTCACGGGCGCCGCGTCCGGCATCGGCCTCGCCGTAGCCCGCCGGCTCGCCGACGGCGGCGCCGCCGTCGTCGTGGCCGACTACAACGAGGAAGGCGCCCGCGAGGCCGCCGCCGAGCTGGAGAAGTCGGGTGCCCGCGCCACCGCGGTCGCCGTCGACGTCACCGACCCCGCCTCGGTGGAGCGCGCGGTCCAGCACGCCGTCGACACCTTCGGCGCACTGCACCTGGCCGTGAACAACGCCGGGATCGGCGGCCCCAGCGTGCCCACCGGCGCCTACGAGGTGGCCGACTGGCAGCGCGTCATCGACACCAACCTCAACGGAGTCTTCTACTCGCTGAAGTACGAGCTGCCCGCGATCCTGGCCGCCGGTGGTGGCGCGATCGTCAACATGGCCTCGATCCTCGGCACCAACGGCTTCGCGGGATCGCCCGCCTACGTCGCGGCGAAGCACGGCGTCGTGGGACTCACCAAGACCGCCGCCCTCGAATACGCGGCGCAGAACATCCGTGTGAACGCCGTGGGGCCGGGCTTCATCGACACCCCGCTGCTGCGCCACACCGACAACCCGATGCGCGAGCAGCTGATCTCGCTGCACCCCGCGGGCCGGCTGGGAACAGCTGAGGAAGTGGCCGAACTGACGGTGTTCCTGCTGTCGGACCGCGCCTCGTTCATCCACGGCAGCTACCACCTCGTCGACGGCGGCTACGCCGCACGCTGA
- a CDS encoding cupin domain-containing protein encodes MSSPFAPGVVADTARLVRDAADGQRGALWRLTDPARQLDSNTIRLAPGTGVAGHVEPDLDVLLCVLDGDGQLETAEGQQELRPGTLAWLPRGVRRALTAGPGGLVYLTVHRRRAGLSIASPAGERAGGEAPCLLHRVCPGCGRLTGESEARFCSRCGDELPTG; translated from the coding sequence TTGTCCTCGCCCTTCGCCCCCGGTGTCGTCGCCGATACGGCCCGCCTCGTCCGCGACGCGGCCGACGGGCAGCGCGGTGCGTTGTGGCGGCTCACCGACCCGGCGCGCCAGCTGGACTCCAATACGATCCGCCTCGCGCCGGGCACCGGGGTCGCCGGACATGTCGAGCCCGATCTGGACGTACTGCTGTGTGTGCTCGACGGCGACGGACAGCTGGAAACGGCAGAAGGGCAGCAGGAGTTGCGGCCCGGGACACTCGCCTGGCTGCCGCGTGGCGTCCGGCGCGCCCTGACCGCCGGCCCCGGGGGGCTCGTCTACCTCACCGTGCACCGCCGACGCGCCGGTCTCTCCATCGCGTCGCCCGCAGGGGAACGTGCGGGCGGCGAGGCACCGTGTCTGCTCCACCGGGTCTGTCCCGGCTGCGGCCGGCTGACCGGGGAGTCCGAGGCGCGCTTCTGCAGCCGGTGCGGTGACGAACTTCCCACCGGTTAA
- a CDS encoding phosphatidylinositol-specific phospholipase C domain-containing protein, with translation MSGQRFRRLPLRLRAALLGITAAGLALTAAGGTGNAAAAGSDSLPLSGATGSGLHNTYDPATFPYLAQALDTGTSMIELDVWDDIVTKEWKVSHSNPLGNSNNCVNATTPDQLYSGGANKDLESCLDDVRVWLAAHPGHAPLMIKLEMKAGFQNNLGLGPAQLDQTISAHLGSAVFRPADLLAKPDGGEYATLDEAATAGNWPTRAQLAGKVILEVIPGTVEENNPTDSLWTDREYAGYLRDLHTAGRTAQAQVFPAVHNAQAGDPRSRYTDASLRPWFVLFDGDAASYGSIDTAWYDTHHYLLMMTDAQNVAPALDDKNPAEADARARVAQLAKAHASIVSNDWTLLPQVQSSALPRG, from the coding sequence ATGTCAGGTCAACGGTTCAGACGCCTTCCGCTCCGCCTGCGCGCCGCACTGCTCGGCATCACCGCCGCGGGTCTCGCGCTCACCGCGGCGGGCGGTACCGGCAACGCCGCCGCGGCCGGTTCCGATTCGCTGCCGCTCTCCGGCGCCACCGGGTCGGGCCTTCACAACACTTACGATCCGGCCACCTTCCCCTATCTCGCCCAGGCCCTGGACACCGGCACCTCGATGATCGAACTGGACGTCTGGGACGACATCGTCACCAAGGAGTGGAAAGTCAGCCACTCCAACCCGCTGGGCAACAGCAACAACTGCGTGAACGCCACCACGCCCGACCAGCTCTACAGCGGTGGCGCGAACAAGGACCTGGAGAGCTGCCTGGACGATGTGCGGGTCTGGCTGGCGGCCCACCCCGGGCACGCGCCGCTGATGATCAAGCTGGAGATGAAGGCGGGTTTCCAGAACAACCTCGGCCTCGGGCCCGCCCAGTTGGACCAGACCATCAGCGCCCACCTCGGCTCCGCCGTCTTCCGCCCGGCAGATCTGCTCGCCAAGCCGGACGGCGGGGAGTACGCCACCCTGGACGAAGCGGCCACCGCGGGCAACTGGCCCACGCGCGCACAGCTCGCGGGCAAGGTGATCCTGGAGGTCATTCCCGGCACGGTCGAGGAGAACAACCCCACCGACTCACTGTGGACGGACCGCGAGTACGCGGGGTACCTGCGCGACCTGCACACCGCCGGGCGGACCGCCCAGGCGCAGGTCTTCCCCGCGGTCCACAACGCCCAGGCCGGGGACCCCCGGTCGCGGTACACGGATGCCTCGCTCCGTCCCTGGTTCGTCCTCTTCGACGGTGACGCCGCCTCCTACGGCTCCATCGACACCGCCTGGTACGACACGCATCACTACCTGCTGATGATGACCGACGCACAGAACGTCGCACCCGCACTGGACGACAAGAACCCGGCCGAGGCCGACGCGCGGGCCCGCGTGGCCCAGCTCGCCAAGGCCCACGCGAGCATCGTCTCCAACGACTGGACCCTGCTCCCCCAGGTCCAGTCGTCGGCCCTGCCACGCGGCTGA
- a CDS encoding TetR/AcrR family transcriptional regulator, which produces MNDEGPGQDRRGRKARRTREALAEAACTLVCDRGLKAVTVEDIADRADVTRRTFSRYFSSKEDAVLDSVRADGDRINDALRSRPADEPPLVAYRNAVDDWLSDDAHPAWHRRPRIFELMRIADGEPTLYAAFQHIRVEAQADSIRILAARMGVDHERDLRPAVLVGAGAGALVAAQAAWVRSSREDALPGIVHAAFAALAGELPQG; this is translated from the coding sequence ATGAACGATGAGGGACCCGGCCAGGACCGGCGTGGCCGCAAGGCCCGCCGGACCCGGGAAGCGCTCGCGGAGGCCGCCTGCACCCTCGTGTGCGACCGTGGACTCAAGGCCGTCACCGTCGAGGACATCGCCGACCGCGCCGACGTCACCCGCCGGACGTTCAGCCGCTACTTCTCCAGCAAGGAGGACGCGGTACTGGACTCCGTACGGGCCGACGGCGACCGGATCAACGACGCCCTGCGGTCCCGGCCGGCCGACGAGCCGCCGTTGGTCGCCTACCGCAACGCGGTCGACGACTGGCTGAGCGACGACGCGCACCCGGCCTGGCACCGGCGGCCCCGGATCTTCGAACTCATGCGGATCGCGGACGGTGAGCCGACGCTCTACGCGGCTTTCCAGCACATCCGCGTCGAGGCCCAGGCGGATTCCATCCGCATCCTCGCCGCCCGTATGGGTGTCGACCACGAGCGCGATCTGCGCCCAGCCGTTCTGGTGGGTGCCGGGGCAGGTGCTCTGGTGGCCGCCCAGGCGGCCTGGGTCCGGAGCTCCCGCGAGGACGCCCTTCCCGGCATCGTTCATGCCGCGTTCGCCGCTCTCGCCGGCGAACTGCCGCAGGGGTGA